One Lytechinus variegatus isolate NC3 chromosome 14, Lvar_3.0, whole genome shotgun sequence genomic region harbors:
- the LOC121427231 gene encoding transmembrane protein 107-like, with protein sequence MALTNLIPARFLCLIAHLVITVTLIWSRDANVRACLPETYTDTEYNTVDVALIIGLSLSIVFLVIEIIGFMSGVSMFIHPVGLLSTTCHASAAIALSFYLFEEWPCYIFWYIFGFCSAFPALVEIAVLIAVLGLKKVR encoded by the exons ATGGCTTTAACAAATCTGATCCCGGCCCGTTTCCTGTGCCTAATTGCTCATCTGGTTATAACTGTCACTCTCATATGGTCACGG gatgCCAACGTACGAGCCTGCCTACCTGAAACCTACACGGATACAGAGTACAATACAGTAGATGTGGC GTTGATCATTGGCCTGTCACTGAGTATCGTATTCTTGGTCATTGAGATTATTGGCTTTATGTCTGGTGTCTCAATGTTCATTCATCCAGTTGGTCTTCTGT CCACTACCTGCCATGCGAGTGCCGCCATTGCACTATCCTTCTATCTCTTTGAGGAGTGGCCATGCTACATATTCTGGTATATCTTTGGATTCTGCAG CGCGTTTCCAGCATTAGTTGAGATAGCGGTTTTGATAGCTGTGCTGGGCCTCAAGAAAGTCAGGTGA